In Deinococcus psychrotolerans, the genomic window CGTCGGTAGGCGGCCAGAAACTCGCGGTTGGTCAGCGGCTGCGGCGCAGTGATGTTGAACGGCCCGGCCAACTCAGCCGCCGCAGGCGAGTCGCGCCCAATCAGAAACTCGACCGCCCGGCAAAAATCCAGTTCGTGAATCCACGAAACATACTGCCCGCCGCCGGCCATCGCGCCCGCGCCGCCCAGCCGCACCACCAAGTCGGTCGTCTGCATCACGCCGCCCTCGCCCACGCCGTACACCATCGCTGTTCGCAGGGCCACCCGCCGGGTAGTTGGCAAGTCTTCTTCTTGCAGCGCCGCTTCCCAGCGCTTTCCCACGTCCACGCTGAAGCCCTCGCCCAACTCGCCGCTCGCCTCGGTCTGCGGTGTGTCGCGGGCGTCCCGGTAAAGAGTGCCAGTGCTGGAATTGAGCCACACCGGCGGCGGAGCGGCGGCTTGCTTGACCGCCCGGCCCAGCGCCCGTGTGCTGTCTATTCGGGAGGCATAAATATCGAGCATGTTCTGGGCGGTGTAGCGGCAATTCACCGTGCGTCCGGCCAGATTGACCAGGGCCGCCGCGCCGCTGATTTCGGCAGTCCACTTGCCCTGCCGCACGCCGTCCCAGCGCACCCAGCGTGCTGGTAAGTCGGTCGGCGGCTGGGAGCGCGACAAAATGACCACCTCCCACCCCCGCGCCGCGAAGAAACGGGCCAGCGCCCGGCCCAGAAAGCCTGACCCACCGGCGATGACCAGCCTCGGTGCTGCCTGATCTGGCCGGATTCTGTTGGGCTGGCTCATACGCCGCACCCCGTTTGCAGCACTTTCCGGAGGCCCTGCGCGGGCGTCCACGTCCAAGCGTAGAGGGTAAAGCCCTCGTAATACGACTCGGAAGTGATGATCTCCATTGTGCCGTCGCCGTTGAGGTCGGCCACGCCTTCCAAGCTGTAGCGGAGATTCATGCGCGGCGCGTCGATATCGTTCGATGCCTTCAGCACGGCGTCTTCTCCCAGCACGGTGGTTTTCGTCTTGCCGTTTACCACGCTTCTGAGCAGCAGCAGTGAGTAATCTCCCGCCGCCGCGTTGGGGGAGGGCACGGGGTTGGCCGCGTCGGAATCTTTGAAAAAACTGGCTTCCAGGAGGACTTCGTCCTTGCCGTCCCCATCCAGATCGGCGCGGATGACCTGTTGCAGCTTGAGTTGCGGAGTGCTCAGGCCGCGCTTTTGCAACTCGGCTTTGATGACGCTCAGATATACACTGCCGCTCGTGGGCAGCGCCGTGACGGAGCGCGGGCGTGCTTTGAGGTCGGCGCGGGTGGCGATCAGCGTCTGCTTGGCCACTCTTTTGGGTGTGAGGTTCACGCTAAAAAAGTCAGCGCACGGCCCGTCATACGAAACAGGGGAGCCGCCCACCGCGTCCACGCTCGGCCCCGTCAGGCCCTGCACCCGGTAGCCCGTATCGGCCTTGACCTTGGGCACCGCCTGCGGCGGTGAGAGCCAGCGCTGAGTGTCCCAGACGCCCAGCAGCGAAGCCGCGTCATCACCCGCGAAGGTCACCAGCACCGGGGCGGTGCCTTCGGCGGCAGCGTGGGCCACCGGCAGCAAGCTGAGCGCGGCCAGCCACACCACGCAGCGGACGGTCACAGCTCGGCGGCCAGTGTCACCCGCTGGCCTCCCCGCGCCGAGGCGAAGAGGGCGTCCAGCACGCGGGCCTGCTTCACGGCGTCTTCGGGCGGATAAAGCAGAGCTTCCTCGCCCCGCGCGGCCCGCTGAAAATGACTCACCATCAAGGTGTAGCCGTTGCTGGGCGCAAAGGTCTCTTCCCGCGTTTGTTCTCCCACCGTTACGCGCAGGGTCAGCGGCTGGTGGTTGCTGGATTCAAACGGCTGCTCCATCTCCAAGCTGCCCGCCGTGCCGTAGAGCGCCAGACGCGGCGTGCCCTGCCAATCAAAAGCGCAACTGATACTTGCCAGCGCTCCACCTCCATTCAGATCTGGGTAGTTCATGACGCCCGAAATGCCCAGATCCACGCCCTGATCCGTCCAGCGGGCCTGCGCCGCCACGCTTCCCGGTTCGCCCAGCAGCAGGCGCATAAAATTGACCGGATAGCAGCCCACGTCGTAGAGCGCTCCGCCGCCCCTGTCGGGCAGCCAGCGAAAGTCGCTGGGGTTGCTCATGAAAAAGCCGTAACTGCCCTGAAGCGATCTGAGTTCACCGAGTTCGCCGCTCCTGACGATCTCGCGGATGCGTGTCACATGCGGCTGAAAGCGGTAAGCGAAGGCCTCCAGCGAGACGCGCCCTGTTTCGAGGGCAACTTGCGCGAACTGCTGGGCTTCTTTGGCGTTTAAACTCAGCGGCTTTTCAGTCAGGACGTGCTTGCCTGCCCGCATGGCGGCGGCGCTCCAGGGCCAGTGCAGATCGTTGGGCAGCGGATTATAAACCGCGTCCAACTCGGCTTCCACCACCTCCTGATACGTCCCGATGCGGGGAGTGTTCCACTCGGCGGCAAAGTCGCGGGCGTGCTCGGAAGCGGGGTCGCGCACGCCGACGATTTCCACCGTGCCGCCGCTTTCACGAATCGC contains:
- a CDS encoding TIGR01777 family oxidoreductase, yielding MSQPNRIRPDQAAPRLVIAGGSGFLGRALARFFAARGWEVVILSRSQPPTDLPARWVRWDGVRQGKWTAEISGAAALVNLAGRTVNCRYTAQNMLDIYASRIDSTRALGRAVKQAAAPPPVWLNSSTGTLYRDARDTPQTEASGELGEGFSVDVGKRWEAALQEEDLPTTRRVALRTAMVYGVGEGGVMQTTDLVVRLGGAGAMAGGGQYVSWIHELDFCRAVEFLIGRDSPAAAELAGPFNITAPQPLTNREFLAAYRRAWRMPLGVPSTAGLIKLGARVMNSEAELLLKSRWTVPERLVNAGFTFDFPSWPAAISDLVALARAQGHAAR
- a CDS encoding Gfo/Idh/MocA family protein; protein product: MTHFTQAPGLRWGLFGAARIARALIPAIRESGGTVEIVGVRDPASEHARDFAAEWNTPRIGTYQEVVEAELDAVYNPLPNDLHWPWSAAAMRAGKHVLTEKPLSLNAKEAQQFAQVALETGRVSLEAFAYRFQPHVTRIREIVRSGELGELRSLQGSYGFFMSNPSDFRWLPDRGGGALYDVGCYPVNFMRLLLGEPGSVAAQARWTDQGVDLGISGVMNYPDLNGGGALASISCAFDWQGTPRLALYGTAGSLEMEQPFESSNHQPLTLRVTVGEQTREETFAPSNGYTLMVSHFQRAARGEEALLYPPEDAVKQARVLDALFASARGGQRVTLAAEL